Part of the Azospirillum thiophilum genome, GCTCGGCCGCCCTGCATCTGTCGATGCGCGGCGTCCGGGTGCTGGTGCTGGAAAAGGACCATGTCGGCCGCCACGCCTCCGGCGTCAATGCGGGCGGCGTGCGCCAGCTCGGCCGCCATGTGGCGGAGGTGCCGCTGTCCGTCGCCTCCATGGCGCTGTGGCACCACATCGGCGAGCTGGTGGACGACGATTGCGGCTTCGAGAGCCACGGGCAGGTCAAGGTGGCGGAGAGCGGGGCGGAGCTGGCGATGCTGGAGGCCCGCGTCGCGGAACTGCAAGCGCTGGGATTCACCCACGAGGAGGTGGTCGGCCGGGACGAGCTGCGGGCGCTGGTCCCCGCCATCGCCGATCATTGCGTCGGCGCGCTGGTCTCGCGCGGCGACGGGGCGGCGATCCCCTTCCGCACCACCTTCGCCTTCCGGCGCAAGGCGATCTCGCTCGGCGCCCGCTTCCAGGAGGGCGGGGCCGTGACCCGGCTGGTCCGCCAGGGCGGTCTGTGGAGCGTGGAGACCGGCGATGGCGGCAGGTTCGAGGCGCCGGTGGTGGTGAACTGCGCCGGCGCCTGGGCCGACCGCGTCGCCGCCCAGGTGGGGGAACCGGTCCCGCTGGAGGTCATCGCCCCGATGCTGATGATCACCGCCCGCGTGCCGCCCTTCATCAAGCCGGTGGTGGGCGCGACCGGCCGCACCCTGTCCTTCAAGCAGTTCCCCAACGGCACCGTGCTGATCGGCGGCGGGCTGCTCGGCCGGGCGGAGCGGGACGAGAACCGGACCGAGCTGGACTTCTCGCAGGTGACGGTGAATGCCCGCACGGTGTGGGATTTGTTCCCGGCCATTCGCGGCGCCACCATCGTCCGCGCCTGGGCTGGGATCGAGGCGCGGATGCCCGACCAGATCCCGGTCATCGGCCCCAGCGGGACGGAACCGGACCTCTACCACGCCTTCGGCTTCTCGGCGCACGGCTTCCAGCTCGGCCCGATCGTCGGCAGGATCACCGCCGACCTGATCACCGGGGGCGCCACCGACCTGCCCATCGCCCCCTTCCGCATCGGCCGCTTCGCCGACTGACCCCCACATCATCGGAGCTTCCCCCGTGACGATCCAGCGCTTCCACCTGACTCCCCGTCTCTGCGACATGGTCATCCACAAGGACACCGTCTATTTGGCAGGCCAGATCGTCGATGACGGCTCCACCACCGTTGAGGCTCAGACCCGCGACGTACTGCGCCAGATCGACGCCCTGCTGGCCGAAGCCGGGACGAGCAAGAGCAACATCCTGACCGCCACCGTCTATCTGGCCGATATCGCCACCTTCGCCGAGATGAACGCCGCCTGGGACGCCTGGGTCGACAAGGCCAACCCGCCGGCCCGCGCGACGGTGGAGGCCCGGCTGGCCGACCCGTCGATCCTGGTCGAGATCGTCGTCGTCGCCGGCCGCTGACCCTTCCCACCTGCCATTATTCCCGGAGCCTGCCATGAAGCGCCTCCTCACGGGCGTTGCCGCCCTTCTGTTGCTTGTGTCCGGCGGTGTCGCCTCGGCGCAGGAGATCCGCATCGCCACCGAAGGCGCCTACCCGCCCTTCAACTTCACCCAGCCCGACGGCAAGGTCGCCGGGCTCGAGGTCGATCTCGCCAACGCGCTGTGCGAGCGGATGAAGCGCCACTGCACCATCGTGGCGCAGGACTGGGACGGCATCATCCCCGGACTGCTGGCGAAGAAGTACGACGCCATCATGGCAACGATGAACATCACGCCGGAACGGGCGAAGGCCATCGGCTTCTCCACCCCCTACATGGTGGTTCCGGCCTATTTCGTGGCGCCGGCCAAGTCCGCCATCGACGGCTCGCCGGCCAGCCTGCACGGCAAGACCATCGGCGCCCAGGTCTCCACCACCCATTCCCGCTATGTCGAGAAGCATCTCGGCGGCGACGCCACGCTGAAGACCTACGACACCGCCTCCAATCTGCTGGCCGACCTGAAGGCCGGGCGGGTGGACGCCGCCATCACCACCGGTGCCACCGCGTCCGACTGGGTCAAGGGCGACGGTGGCAAGTCGATCAAGCTGGTCGGCCAGCCGGTGATCGACCCCGAGGTGTTCGGCCCCGGCATCGGCGTCGGCCTGCGCAAGGAGGACACCGCGCTGAAACAGTCCTTCGACGAGGCCATCCGCGCGGTCGTGCAGGACGGAACGCTGGCAGGCATCGCCGCCCGCTACGTCGATTTCTCCATCACCCCGTGACCCCTTTCAAAAACCAGGAGCATTTTCCAGTGATCAAGCGCATCGAGAAGACCAAGATCATGCACCGCGTCGTCGTCAACAACGGCACGGCCTATCTCGGCGGCATCATCGCCGACGACGTCGGCGTCGGCATGGGCGGCCAGGTCACGCAGATCTGCGGCAAGCTCGACCAGGTGCTGGCGATGGCCGGCAGCGACAAGACCAAGCTGCTGTCCGCCCAGCTGTTCATCACCGACATGAGTCTGAAGGACGAGATGAACGAGGCGTGGCTTGCCTGGCTCGACGGCAACGACCTGCCGGCCCGCGCCACCATCGGCGTCGCCGACCTCGGCAAGCCGGAGATCAAGATCGAGGTGGTGGTCACCGCCGCCGTCTGATCGGACGCCATCCGGCTGGAGTCTTCCGACGGACCATGCGACGCCCCGTGCCCGACGCGCGGGGCGTCACTGTTTGTGTTACTATTTTGGGGCCGGGCGCAGCAACGCGATCAGCAGCAGTCCGCCCACGATGAACCAGCCGATCACGACGAAGCCGTCGATGTAGGCCAGCACATAGGCCTGCTTGCGCACCGCCGCCGACATCAGCGACAACGCCCGCTGCGTCGCCTCCTCGGTCCCGGTCGAACGGGCGGCGACCCGCGCCATGGTGCCGGCCAGCCGGCCGACGGTGTCGGCGTCTCCCGCCACCACGTCGGACACCAGCCGGAAGCTGTGGAACTGCTCGCGCACGCGGACGAAGGTCTGCATGAAGGCCGCGCCCAGTTCGCCGCCCAGCAGCCGGGCGGTCTGCACCAGCGCGCCCAGCGCCAGGATGTGGGCCTGGGACAGGTTCTTGATGTTGAAGTAGATCAGCGACGTCATGGCGAAGGACTGGCCGAAGGCCTGGAGCATCTGCGAGGGCAGGAAATCTGCGCCGACCCAGTCGGCCGTCAGCTGCGACGCGAGCCAGCAGGCGATCCCCACCGCCGCGAAGCCGACCGCCATCAGCACGCGCGGATCGGCATGGCGCAGCAGCGTGCCGACCAGCGGCGCCAGCAGGAATTGCGGCAGCGCGATCAGCAGCAGCGTGTCCCCCACCTCCAGCGCCCGGTAATTGTTCACCGTGATCAGGTATTGCGGGACGAGGAAGGCGGTCGACAGCATGACCAGCCGCAGCAGCACCAGCAGCAGGCACAGAAGCGGGATGTTGCCGCGGAACAGCACGCCGAAGGTGATCCAGGGCTTCGGACAGGTCAGTTCCTGCATGACGAAGGCGGCGACCAGCAACCCACCCCCCAGCAGCAGGCCGGTGACGAGGCCGGAGTTCAGCCAGTCCAGCCGGTTGCCCTGGTCGAGCGCTGCGTAGAGCATGGCGAAGCCGGCGCTGGCATAGAGGATGCCCCACCAGTCCGCGCCCTTCATCAGGTCGCGGCGTACCGGCTCGGCCGGCATGCCGAAATGGATGCAAAGCGCCATCAGCGGCGCCAGCAGCGCCGTGTCCCAGAACAGCCAGCGCCAGTCGAGATTTTCGATGACCCAGCCTTCGATGGAGGCGGAGAAGTTCAGCGACAGCTCGACATTCATCGCGTAGACGGCGATGCCGTAGACCAGATAGCGCGGCGGCAGGTTGCGGACGATGAAGCCGATGGTCAACGGGATGAAGGTGCCCGACGACAGCCCGGCCAGCACCTGGAAGGTAAGCACACCGGTCAGCGTTCCGGTCAGCGGCAGCGCCAGCGTCGCCAGTCCGTAGGTGACCGAGGAGACCAGCAGCACCCGCCGCGGCCCGAACACCACGCCAAGGAAGGCGGCGGCCGGCGCCACCAGCATCTGCGCCACCGTGTAGGCGGTGGGGATCCATGCCCCCTCGTCGAAGCCGGCACCGATGGCGCCGCGGATGTCGGCCAGCCCGAAGCTGGTGATGCGTGCGGTCAGGGTGGAGATCAGCGCTCCCAGCAGCACGCCCAGCAGCCCGATCACCGGATGATGGGTGAGGACCGGTGCGGCCTCCCGGCCGGCGCCCGGCAACAAAAGCCGCCCAGCCGCCCGTCCGGCGATGTCCGCGCTCACCGCACGGTCTCCCCGGCCGTTCCCTCGGTGTCGATGGTGACGACGACCGACATGCCCGGGCGCAGCCGGTCCCGCAACGGATTGGGGTCGTCGAGGACGATCTTCACCGGGATGCGCTGGACGATCTTGGTGAAGTTGCCGGTCGCGTTGTCCGGAGGCAGCAGGGCGAACTGGCTGCCGCTGGCCGGCGATTGGGCGGCGACCCGCCCGCCGAGCGGAGTGTCGGGAAAGCTGTCGACCCGGATCGTCGCCGGCTGGCCGGCCCGGATGCGGGTCATCTGGGTTTCCTTGTAATTGGCGATCACCCACACCGCCGGCAGCGGCACCAGCGTGATGATCTGGCTGCCCTGCCCGACATACTGGCCGGGGCGGACCTGCCGCAGGCCGACCATCCCGTCGGCGGGGGCGCGGATCGTCGTGCGGTCCAGCGTGATGCGGGCAAGGTCGAGGTCTGCCTGCCGCTGCAGTCGGGTGGCCTGGGCCTGACGGACCTGCACATCGATGCCGTCGAACGCCGCCTTCTGCTGATCGACCAGCGCCTGCCCGGCTTCCAGCGCCGCCTGGGCGCGGCGGGACGTCGCCTGGGCCTGCTGCAGCGCCTGCAGCGTGCCGGCCAATCCCTGTTCGGACAGTGAATGCTGGCGCGACTCCTCCAGCCGCGCCCGCCATGCGTCGGCCTCCAGCCCGTGGACATTGGCCTCGGCTTGATCGACCAGGGCACGCTGGATGCGTTTCTGGATGTCGAACTGGGCGATCGCCGCATCGGCCGCCGCCAGCGCCGCCTCCGCCTGCTCCACCCGGGCACGGTAATCGTCGTCGACGATGATCGCCACCGGGTCGCCGATCCTCACCCGCTGGAAATCCCCCACCGGCATGTCGCGGACGATGCCCGACACCTGGAACGACAGCGGCGTGATGTCGGACTGGAGATAGGCGTCATTGGTGCTCTGCCGCGTCGCCGACCCGATCCAGCGGTCCCAGCGCGTCGCGAAGGCCGCCACCAGCACCGCCGCCAGCCCCAGCACCGCCAGACGGACCAGCCACGGGCTCCAGGCGACCGGCGGAGGCGCGGCAGGAGGAGGCGCGGCGGCGTCTGTCATGCGTGACACTCCAAGGAGCTCGATTCCGGTTTCGGTTCCCCGACCCTACCCCAGGCCCCGCGAAAAGGCGCGGTGCACCAAAGTGTAGCCCCACGGCTCCGGTTCGCGGCCATCGACGGCGACGGCCGCGCCGGGAGAATTTCCCACGAAAATCCGTTCGCGGTACGCATTATGCACAGTTGATATACGCTAAATAGGTATCGTATTCCCTTGTCCCGGCATATTCTTCCCTGTAGCGTGACGGGAACCGCCCGGCGCCGGCAGAGCGCCCAAGGTGGCGGACCAACCCAACCTTCCAATCCGATAAACACCGGGCACCAACCGATGAACTGGCTGAAATCGCTTCTCGTCGCCGGCCTGATCCAGGTCGCCGCCGTCGCCTCCGCTCAGGCCCAGACGGATCTTGACCGCATCAAGGCGGACGGCGTTCTGAAGATCGGGACGGAGGGCACCTATGCCCCCTTCACCTATCATGACGCCTCCGGCACGCTCGTCGGCTTCGACGTGGAGATCGGGCGCGAGGTCGCCAAGCGCATCGGCGTCAAGGCGGAGTTCCTGGAAGGCAAGTGGGACGGGCTGATCGCCGGCCTGGACGCCCGCCGCTACGACGCCGTGATCAATCAGGTCGGCATCACCGAGGCGCGCAAGGCCAAGTACGATTTCTCCGACCCCTACATCACCAGCCGCGCCGTGCTGATCGTGCGGGGCGACAACGACGCCATCAAGGGTTTCGCCGACCTGAAGGGCAGGAAGGCGGCCCAGTCGCTGAGCAGCAACTTCGGCAAGCTGGCAGAGGCGTCGGGCGCCCAACTGGTCGGCACCGACGGCTTCGACCAGTCGATCCAGCTCGTCCTGAACGGCCGGGCCGACGCGACCGTCAACGACAGCCTGTCATTCCTGGACTTCAAGAAGCAGAAACCCAACGCCAACGTGAAGATCGCCGCGACCCAGGACGCCGCCGACCATTCCGGCATCATCGTCCGCAAGGGCGAGGCGACGCTGGTGGCCGCGATCAACGATGCCCTGACCGCCATCAAGGCCGACGGCACCTACAAGACCATCTCGCAGAAATATTTCGGCGACGACGTTTCGAAGTGACGGCACGGGACCGGCGCTGACCCCTCTCTATCCGGGAAGGGGCGGCGCCGCCATGTCCCGGCCCCGATTTTGCGCCCTGAACCCGCGAGAGGCACTTTCCCGTGCTGCACTGGCTTACCCTGATGGCGGACTCGCTTCCGTCGCTGCTGTGGGCGGCGCTGACCTTCACCGTTCCGCTGACGCTGGCGTCCTTCGCGCTCGGCCTTGCCGTCGGGTTGGCGGCGGCGGTGATCCGGCTGTTCGGTCCGGCCCCGCTGGCCGCCGCCATCCGTTTCTATGTCTGGATCATCCGCGGCACGCCGCTGCTGGTGCAGCTGTTCCTGATCTTCTACGGCCTGCCCAGCGCCGGCATCGTGCTGGACGCCTTCCCGGCGGCGCTGATCGGCTTCACGCTGAATGTCGGCGCCTACACCTCGGAGATCATCCGCGCCGTCATCGGCTCGGTCCCGAAGGGCCAGTGGGAGGCCGCCTATTCCATCGGCATGAGCTGGTCCCAGGCGATGCGGCGCACCATCCTGCCGCAGGCCGCGCGGGTGGCGGTGCCGCCGCTGTCCAACAGCTTCATCTCGCTGGTCAAGGACACCTCGCTCGCCGCAGCCATCACCGTGCCGGAGCTGTTCCAGGCCGCCCAGCGCATCGTCGCGACCACCTACGAGCCGCTGATCCTGTATGTGGAGGCGGCGCTGATCTATCTGGCCCTCAGCTCCGTGCTGTCGGCGCTGCAGGTCCGGCTGGAGCGCCGGCTGGGCCAGTATGGCGGTTACCTGGAGGCCAAATCGTGATCCGGCTGTCGAACATCGAGAAGCGCTTCGGCGACCTGACCGTCCTGAAGGGCGTGACGGTGACGGTGGCGGAAGGGCGCGTGACCGCGTTGATCGGCCCGTCCGGCGGCGGCAAGAGCACGCTGCTGCGCTGCATCAACCTGCTGGAAATCCCAACCTCCGGTACCGTGCGCATCGGCGAGGAGGAGCTGTCCTTCCAACCCGGCGGCCAGACGGGCTGGAAGGACATCCAGCGGCTGCGCGGCCAGACCGGGATGGTGTTCCAGAATTTCCAGCTCTTCCCCCACCGCACGGCGGTGGAGAATGTGATGGAGGGGCTGGTCACCGTGCAGAAATGGCCGGCCGACAAGGCGCGCGACCGTGCCATGGCCCTGCTGCGCAAGGTCGGCATGGACCACAAGGCCGATGCCTGGCCGGCGACCCTGTCGGGCGGGCAGCAGCAGCGCGTCGCCATCGCCCGCGCGCTGGCCCCCTCCCCCCGCGTGCTGCTGTGCGACGAACCGACCTCGGCGCTCGATCCCGAGTTGGCGGACGAGGTGGTCGAGGTGCTGGGCACGCTGGCGGCGGAGGGCACCACCATGGTGATAGCCACCCACGATCTGCGCCTCGCCTCCCGCATCGCGCATGAGGTGGTCTTTCTCGACGGCGGGCTGGTGGTGGAAGCCGGCCCGTCGCGCGACCTGTTCACCCGTCCGGCCCGCGAGCGCACCCAGCGCTTCATCGCCACGCTGACCCAGCAGGGGCAGCAGGGCGAGGGAGTCTGAGCAGCTTTTCCGAACTCCCTCCAGGGAGGGACGGGGATCAGAAGCCGCCGGCGAGATCGGCCAGGGCGTCGTGGTCCAGCAGTTCCAACTTGCCGCCGACCAGGATGCGGATCAGTCGGGCCGATTTCAGCTTGGTGAAGGTGCGCGACACGGTCTCGGTGGTAAGGCCGAGATGGTCGGCGATGTCGCTGCGGCCCATCGGCAGGTCGATGGTCCGGTCGCCGCCCTTGCGGTCGCAGAGGCGCAGCAGGAAGCTGGCGACCTTCTCCGCGGCAGTCTTGCGGCCGAGCAGCACCATCTGGTCCTGTGCCGCCATCAGTTCCGAGGTGGTCGCCGACAGCAGCTTGCGGGCAAGGGCCGGCTGCGCATCGAGCAGGACGTCCAGTTCCAGGCGCGGGATGCGCTGGATGGTGGTCGCGGTCACCGCTTCGGCCGTGTAGAGATACTGGGCGGCGAAGGCCAAGCCCATCATGTCGCCGGCATGCAGGAAACCGATGATCTGCCGGCGCCCGTCGGGCAGCATCTTATGCAGCCGGACCATGCCGCTCTGCACCCGGAAGACCGAGCCGGCGGCATCGCCTTCGCTGAAGACCGTCATGTCGCGGTCATAGACCTTGGCATGGCCGAGCGCCGCCAGCGGATCGGCGGCGCTGCGCGGCTGAAGGGCAGGCAGTCCCGCGGCCGGCGTCATCGCAATGGCGGAAACCAGGTACCCCGGGACGGCGCGGCTGGCATTGGCGGCAATGGCGGCGTGCGTGGACATGGGGGCCTCGGCCGTTGCGGTGCGGTCCGGTTCATTCCGGTGTGCACGTGATGGTCCGAAGCTATCCGGCGTCCGCCCTGCTGTGCAGTTCGGTGATGTACCTAAGGAAGTTTGCGTACGTAGGTATACCTACATACAGGAGCCCGACCCTCTGTCCCGTCAAGTGGACCCTGCCGTCGGCGGCAGCAGCCGGTTCAGGGTCTCGATCAGCAGATCCTCGTCGAAGGGCTTCTCCAGCACGGCTATCACCCCGGCATCCTTTGCGCGGGAGAAGGTGGCGGGGTCGCCGCGCCCGGACACCATGATCACCGGCATGCCATGCAGGTCGCCGCCATGACGCTCCATGAACTCCAGCCCGCTCATCACCGGCATGTGCAGGTCGAGAACGAGGCAGCCCTGCGGATTGCCGTCGAACCGGTCGAGGAATTCCTGGCAGGAGGCGAAATCCCGCACCTCGAAGGCGAAGGCTTCCAGCAGGGCCTTCAGGGAATCCCGGACCGGCTCGTCGTCGTCGACGATATGGACGATCCCGTCGCCCGGCGCAACGCCCGGCCCGTCGCCAGATCGATCCATGACAGCCTCCGAATTCCATGCAAGCACGCCGGCGCCGACGGTGCGGCGCGTCATGAACCATAAAATGCAGCGGAGGGCATCGATATAAGGACGATTGCGTATGGAGGCCGGTTTTGATGCAGATCAGCCGTCGCCAGGCGTCACCCCTGCGGCGATCGCCATGCGCACCAGCGACGGCAGGCTGTCGGCCTGCATCTTCTCCATCACGCGGGCACGGTGGATCTCCACGGTGCGCGGGCTGATCGACAGTTCGAAGGCAATGACCTTGTTCGATTTTCCCGCCACCAGCCAGCGCAGGACGTCATGCTCCCGCGGCGTCAGCGCCGACAGCCGGGCCAGGATTTCCGGCGGCACGGCCGGGGATGGGGCGGCAGCCGCGGTGGAGGCGGCGGCCGGCTGCTCCGGGGCGGCGGCCGGTTGGCCGGCTGGGCCCTTCCGGGCCTCCGCCGCATGGTCGAGGGCGGAGCGGACGGCCGAGAGCAGCGCGTCCTCCTCGAACGGCTTCTCCACGAAATCGACCGCGCCGGCCTTCATGGCGCGCACGGCCAGCGGCACGTCGCCATGGCCGGTCATCACGATCACAGGCATGTCGCGACCGTCACGGCCCAGCCGTTCCTGGACCTCCAGACCGCTCATGCCGGGCATCCGCACATCGACGAGCAGGCAGCCGGGACGCGACGGCGCACCGGACTCCAGGAAGGCGACCGGGGTCGCGAAGCTCTCCGCCCGGAAGCCGGCGCATTCCAGGAGGATCTGCAGGGACTCGCGGATGGGCTCGTCGTCGTCGAGGATGAACACCGTCAGGTTGGACAGGGCGTCGGCGGGCGCGGTGTCGGCGGGCATGGCGTCTTCAGGCATCGCCGGCCTCCGGAGCGGCCAGGGGAACGGTGAACAGGAAGGTGGCGCCCGTCTGCGGCGTTTCCAGCCACAGGCGCCCGCCATGGGCCTCGATGATCGACCGGCAGATCGACAGGCCCAACCCCATGCCGCTGCTCTTGGTCGTGACGAAGGGCTGGAACAGCTGGCTGCGCACCGTGTCCGGCACGCCGGGCCCGGTGTCGCTGACGGCGATCCGCCGGAAATCCGGCTCGTCGGGCGCCGGGCCGGTGTGGATGGTCAGCTCCCGCCTCTCGCCTTGCGCCATCGCTTCGATGGCGTTGCGGACGAGGTTGAGGATGACCTGCTGGACCTGGACCTTGTCGACCAGCACGCGGGGATCGGCGGAATCGAAGTCGTACCGCACATGCAACCCCCGCTCCTTTGCGCCGACCAGGGCCAGAGCGCCCGCCTCCTCCACCACCTTGTTGAGGGACTCGACGGAACGGTGGGTCTGGCCCTTTTCGATGAAGCTGCGCAGGTGGCGGATGATCTGCCCGGCGCGGGTGGCCTGGGCGCTCGCCTTGTCGACCATCTCCATCGCCTTGGCCACCGTTTCGGGGCGCTCCATCAGGCGTTTGGCGGCCTTCGCGTAGTTGATCACCGCGGTCAGGGGCTGGTTCAACTCATGCGCGAGGGTGGACGCCATCTGGCCCATGGCGCTCACCCGGCTGACATGCAGCAGCTCCGCCTGAAGCTCCTGCAGCCGCCGCTCGGTGGCCTGCCGTTCGGTCAGGTCGCGGACGAAACCGGTGAAGCGGCGCTGGCCCGACAGCAGGACCTCGCCCACCGCCAGCTCCATCGGGAACACCGACCCGTCGCGCCGCTGACCGGAGACGACGCGGCCGATGCCGATGATCCGGCGCTCGCCGGTGCGCTGGTAGCGCTCCAGGTAGCCGTCATGCTGGTCCCGGTAGGGCGACGGCATCAGCATGCTGATGTTGCGCCCGACGACCTCCGACGCCTCGTAGCCGAACAGCCGTTCCGCCGCCGGGCTGAAGGATTCGATCAACCCCTTCTCGTCGATCACGATGATGGCTTCGGGGACCGTCTGCAGGATGGAAAGCAGGCGGGCCTCCCGCTCGCGCAGCGCCGCCTCCGTCTGCCTGGCTTGTGTCAGGTCGCGGATGATGCCGATATAGACCGGCGCCCCGTCCTGGCTCGCCTCGCCGATCGATAGCTCCATCGGAAAGCTGGTGCCGTCCTTGCGCAGGCCGGTCACCTCGCGGCCGATGCCGATGATCCGGCGCTCGCCGGTGCGCTGGTAGCGCTCCAGATAGCCGTCATGCTGTTCTTGGTAGGGCGACGGCATCAGCATCCTGACATTCTGCCCGACCACCTCGCCGGCGGTCCAGCCGAACAGGCGTTCGCAGGCGGGATTGAAGGTCTGGATCCGTCCGCGGCCGTCGATGATGACGATCCCGTCGGGCACGGTGTCCAGCATCGCCCGCAACTGCGATGAAGCGTCCAGGTTTTCATCCCGGAAGTCGTCGGCCACGTCCCATCCTCAACACTGCCATATCGTCGGCACCAGAGTAGTTGAGCGCAACCGTTGGTCAAGGCTCCATATCGCCGGGATCGGCGCGGCCCCGCCCACAGGGAACGGTTGCGGCGGAAATGCCTGCACGGTCAGCTTGAAAAAGGGTTTGTTCGGACACGATCATTCATTTATCATATTTCAGTCGAAGTAATCAAATAGTAATTATTTTTGCCGAAATTGGCCCCTGCCGCCCCCGGCTGCCGGTCCAATGGGCAGAACGCCCACCCTTCCCATCCTTCCATCGCGTCCGGCGAGCCGTCGGCGCGACCGGCTCAGTCACGCCCCTGTTCCCGCATAGAAAGGCACACCATGCACCGCTGGTTTTCCGACCGGAAACTGGTCCACAAGCTGTTGATTCCGGCGATCCTGCTGCTCGCCGTGATGGGAAGCGTGGTGTGGACCGCCCGTTCGGCGCTGGTCGAGCTGACCGCATCCACCAGCCGCGTGACCGAGGTCGTGGCCGGGCGGCTGTCCGCGGCGCTGGCGATCCAGTCGGCGATGGGCGATGCGATGGATGCGGAATCGAACGCGCTGGTCGCCGGCACGCGCGAGCGCATCGACGCCGCCTTCGGCACCTACAAGGACAACATCGGCAAGGCGCTGGCCGCCATCGACCGGCTGGCCGCCGCCTATGACACCGCCGCCGACCGCGAGGCCATCGCCGGCATCAAGTCCATCGTT contains:
- a CDS encoding response regulator transcription factor; protein product: MPEDAMPADTAPADALSNLTVFILDDDEPIRESLQILLECAGFRAESFATPVAFLESGAPSRPGCLLVDVRMPGMSGLEVQERLGRDGRDMPVIVMTGHGDVPLAVRAMKAGAVDFVEKPFEEDALLSAVRSALDHAAEARKGPAGQPAAAPEQPAAASTAAAAPSPAVPPEILARLSALTPREHDVLRWLVAGKSNKVIAFELSISPRTVEIHRARVMEKMQADSLPSLVRMAIAAGVTPGDG
- a CDS encoding PAS domain-containing sensor histidine kinase — encoded protein: MADDFRDENLDASSQLRAMLDTVPDGIVIIDGRGRIQTFNPACERLFGWTAGEVVGQNVRMLMPSPYQEQHDGYLERYQRTGERRIIGIGREVTGLRKDGTSFPMELSIGEASQDGAPVYIGIIRDLTQARQTEAALREREARLLSILQTVPEAIIVIDEKGLIESFSPAAERLFGYEASEVVGRNISMLMPSPYRDQHDGYLERYQRTGERRIIGIGRVVSGQRRDGSVFPMELAVGEVLLSGQRRFTGFVRDLTERQATERRLQELQAELLHVSRVSAMGQMASTLAHELNQPLTAVINYAKAAKRLMERPETVAKAMEMVDKASAQATRAGQIIRHLRSFIEKGQTHRSVESLNKVVEEAGALALVGAKERGLHVRYDFDSADPRVLVDKVQVQQVILNLVRNAIEAMAQGERRELTIHTGPAPDEPDFRRIAVSDTGPGVPDTVRSQLFQPFVTTKSSGMGLGLSICRSIIEAHGGRLWLETPQTGATFLFTVPLAAPEAGDA